The following are encoded in a window of Salvelinus fontinalis isolate EN_2023a chromosome 40, ASM2944872v1, whole genome shotgun sequence genomic DNA:
- the LOC129839544 gene encoding gastrula zinc finger protein XlCGF17.1-like isoform X3 produces MTVTVKEEEDVFGVEEEGEITVTLEEESEETGYLINSRERPDSPSDSGKSPSGEPDQETPKPVRPHQCSHCGKSFKWVYYLKEHERIHTGEKPFQSSQRGKKSTQLRSQKIHERMHSGEEPHKCTQCGKTFNRLGNLKSHERTHTREKPYNCSQCENVFFSSGDLIKHERTHSEKRPNQYSQCGKRFTQLGKLKSHERTHSLERAYQCSQCGKRFIKSSHLKDHKRIHTGEKPYQCFQCVKSFSQVGNLNIHERTHTGEKPFQCCQCGKSFTHLGHLITHERTHTGKKLFQCSQCEKSFSQLGNLKRHEMSHTGEKPFQCFQCCKSFTRLGTLKIHKRIHSGEKLYHCSHCGFKFTWLRQLKEHERIHT; encoded by the exons atgactgtcacagtgaaagaagaagaagacgTTTTTGGAgttgaggaggaaggagagattactgtcacattagAGGAAGAATCGGAGGAGACAGGATATCTGATTAACAGCA gagagagaccagactctCCCTCTGACAGTGGGAAGAGTCCTTCAGGGGAACCAGACCAGGAGACCCCAAAACCAGTGAGACCACACCAGtgttcccactgtggaaagagttttaagtgGGTATATTACCTGAAAGAACATgaaagaatacacacaggagaaaagccgttCCAATCTTCCCAGCGTGGAAAGAAATCTACTCAGTTAAGGAgtcagaaaatacatgagagaATGCACTCTGGAGAGGAGCCTCACAAATGTACTCAATGTGGAAAGACGTTTAACCGCTTAGGTAACCTGAAGTCACATGAGcgaacacacactagagagaagCCTTACAACTGTTCCCAgtgtgaaaatgtatttttctcaTCAGGAGACCTGATAAAGCATGAAAGAACACACTCAGAAAAGAGGCCCAACCAATATTCCCAGTGTGGAAAAAGATTTACTCAGCTAGGGAAACTGAAATCACACGAGAGAACACATTCTTTAGAGAGGGCTTACCAATGCTCTCAGTGTGGAAAGAGGTTTATCAAGTCATCACATCTGAAAGATCataagagaatacacacaggagaaaaaccaTACCAATGCTTCCAGTGTGTAAAGAGTTTTAGCCAGGTAGGGAACCTGAACATTCACGAGAGGACACACACTGGAGAAAAACCTTTCCAATGCTGCCAGTGTGGGAAAAGCTTTACCCACTTAGGTCACCTGATAACAcacgagaggacacacacaggaaagaAGCTTTTCCAATGCTCGCAGTGTGAAAAGAGTTTTAGCCAGTTAGGGAACCTGAAAAGGCATGAGATGTCGCACACTGGAGAAAAACCTTTCCAATGCTTCCAGTGTTGTAAGAGTTTTACTCGTTTGGGGACCCTGAAAATTCATAAGAGAATACACTCTGGAGAGAAGCTTTACCATTGCTCCCACTGTGGATTTAAATTTACCTGGTTAAGGCAACTAAAAGAGCATGAAAGAATCCACACCTGA